The genomic region ACTTTGGTACATACACTTTTTATTGTAATTATGTTTGGTACAAATTTTTTAAGGATTAAAAAACGAACTAATCCAACAGATGAAAATGAATCTTCGTTTCCCCTGAAATGGAACATATTTCCAGACTTAGTTTTGTAGGTCttattaataacaaataatattaTCAATTTAATATTTTCAGGTCGACGGTCTGATGCAGTTAGCGGAGGAAACATTTTCTGATGTACTAAAAGAAGAAAGTGGTTTTAGAAGAGAAGGAATTCGTTTAAGAATAATAGGCGATGTAACAAAGATGCCCGAACATGTAAGAAAAGCCATGGATCGAGCTTGTGAAGTGACCAAAGACAACAACGAATTCATCTTTAACGTGGCCTTTTTCTATGTAGCTCGAGACGAAATTGCAGCTTCCGTTAAATCAGTTGTAGAAGGTGTCCAAGAAGGTTGTTTTAAGTGTGAGGATATCTCAGAAGATTTAATTTCAAAGTCTTTGTATTCTCAATTTGATAAAAACCCCGATATGATGATTAGGACATCTGGAGAAGTTAGGTTGAGTGATTTTCTGCTTTGGCAGCTTTCTGAAAGTTATTTGTATTTTACTGATGTTTTGTGGCCTGATTTTTCCTTGTGGCATCTGTTTACCATTATTTTTAGTTATCAGAGGTCTTGTGGATTTATGAATTTGCAGAAATAAGGAAATATGGCAGAATCCATTGCAGATTCATTTTAATCATCATAGTTCTTTGATTCTAGTGAATTATTTGGCCTGGAAAGggttaacaaaaatgtaattcataTTAGTAAATGTAAAAGAAAGTGTAAATTTTACCAATTATatttgtaattatattttatatttttctacaataaatgtaaaattttttatattttatttagcACTTTCTCAAACATCAATCTGAACAAGATTAAGACAATGAGTTCCCTTTCCTTCTCATAGTCTTTGAAGACAATGAGTTAGTTCCCTTTCCTTCTCCTAGTctttttgtcttcttcttcttcttcttcttttcctttttgtatagacatgacacTGTCCATTTCTTCAAtgtccagtaagttgtcgttccatggttttcgtggtcttcccactgatcatcttcctatagggaaccgtctctcgctggcCTTAAATATTACATCTATTTGTTGTTATTCGACTTATTTGGCCATTCTATTGTACTCctctgtttcttcttcttcttcttcttctacggcaatacagcccaaattgagccttggcctcctttgcttttttgcctccacccttgcttgtctgtggctgctcttctccatacacggactccaaaaagggcttgtgcgtcgctgtttactgtgtcttcccagcgctttcttggctttccaaccggtctctttccctgcattctagcattcagtgctctttttgatAGCCTattctctcccattcttatcacatgtccggcccattgcaatctttgcaacactttcctttcgaatgtgtcgagtttgtttttggatatttctttcaggacccaagcttcactgccatagcatgttattggtagaattaaagttttatagattctcatctttgtatttcggtggataCTTTTAGATcaaaatatatgggagagggcaaaataagctctgtttgcctgcgttattctcttccgtatttttccatcttctgatccgtcggcatatatttctactcccaggtatgtaaactttccaaccgtttcaatatcatcttcatgtataatgttttgtgggactatatttcttctcgtctgagtcattatttttctCTGTTTCTTACCTATAGTTATTATTGTTCTgcaccttgcatctctgtcgtatatctgtacttctagctctgcccCATAGAGTcttgccatcgatttttcgaagtacATATTTTCATCTGTGCTGTGTCTAGCATTCTTTAGGTGCTCTCTGTGTCAGGTCATGTTTCTGCTACATATGTAATTATTAGTCTGAtgattgttttgtaaattctgcctgtCATTcctttttacatatttttatttctccatattgctTTAGTCAAGCAACCTGCGGCTTCTGCTTTCTtcgcttgatcttccacttctgtggCACGAATTTTGCCTTTTTGAAGATATTAGCATGTTACATTTTCTGACGGTTGTATTAAATTGGTACAGCATACGTTGCAAATCATCTtgactttgagagattagtattgaaTCGTCTGCACATCAgattattttaacaaattttttctccCATTTGGCATCCTTTAACTTGGAGGTGATTTCAACTGGCCACAGAGATCGCCCGATTTGACCCCTTTATTCTTTTTCTTGTAACGATGTAACCCAGATCCCCGAAAATGTAAGAAAAACCATGGATCGGGCCTGTGAAGTGACCAAAGACAACAACGAATTCACCTTTAACGTGGCCTTTTTCTATGTAGCTCGAGACAAAATTGCAGCTTCCGTTAAATCAGTTATAGAAGGTGTCCAAGAAGGTTGCTTTAAGTGTATCTCAGAACATTTAATTTCAAAGTCGTTGTATTCTCAATTTGACAAAAACCCCGATATGATGATTAGGACATCTGGAGAAGTTAGGTTGAGTGATTTTCTCATTTGGCAGCTTTCTGAAAGTTATTTGTATTTTACTGATGTTTTGTGGCCTGATTTTTCCTTGTGGCATCTGTTTACCATTATTTTTAGTTATCAGAAGTCTTGTGGATTTATGAATTTGCAGAAATAAGGAAATATGGCAGAATCCATTGCAGATTCATTTTTATCGTCATAGTTCTTTGATTCTAATGAATTATTTGGCCTGGAAAGggttaacaaaaatgtaattcataTTAGTAAATGTAAAAGAAAATGTAAATTTTaccaattatatttttaatcgtaattaattttttctacattaaataaatgtaaaatattatatattttatttagcaCTTCCTCAAACATCAATCTAAACATGATTAAAGACAATGAGTTCCCTTTCTTTCTCCTATTctttttgtcttcttcttcttctttttctttttgtatagacatgacacTGTCCATTTCTTCAATGTGCAACAAGTTGTCGTTCCATGgatttcgtggtcttcccactgatcatcttcctattatagggaaccgtctctcgctggcCTTAAATATTACATCTATTTGTTGTTATTCGACTTATTTGGTCATTCTATTGTACTCCTctgtttctttttcttctgcttcttcttcttcttcttcttcttctacggcaatacagcccaaattgagccttg from Diabrotica virgifera virgifera chromosome 3, PGI_DIABVI_V3a harbors:
- the LOC114328276 gene encoding dehydrodolichyl diphosphate synthase complex subunit Dhdds-like, translating into MPWIQPKLSIFHKFFLRVLKQGPIPEHIAIIMDGNRRFAKNKKIETIQAHSLGFSTLIECHEWFRELGIRELTVYAFSTENLKRTKKEVDGLMQLAEETFSDVLKEESGFRREGIRLRIIGDVTKMPEHVRKAMDRACEVTKDNNEFIFNVAFFYVARDEIAASVKSVVEGVQEGCFKCEDISEDLISKSLYSQFDKNPDMMIRTSGEVRLSDFLLWQLSESYLYFTDVLWPDFSLWHLFTIIFSYQRSCGFMNLQK